One Silene latifolia isolate original U9 population chromosome 4, ASM4854445v1, whole genome shotgun sequence DNA segment encodes these proteins:
- the LOC141651721 gene encoding uncharacterized protein LOC141651721: MEFGASWEERLDLIECSYNNSYHASITWHLLRHCMEGSAEVQCKTCAAQDKQKSYADLKRSDIEFAIGDKVLLKVSPMRGVMRFGKKGKLSQMYIGPYEILDRVGEIAYRLALPPALDRVHYVFHVSQLRKYVSDPTHVLEPKHIEIDEQLSYVEEPKEILDRKVRRTRNGETSLVNVLWSNHKVEEATWEAEAAMREKYPSLFL, encoded by the exons ATGGAGTTTGGTGCATCATGGGaagagaggttggatttgattgagtgtTCATATAATAACAGTTATCATGCTAGTATTACgtggcaccttttgaggcattGTATGGAAGGAAGTGCAGAAGTGCAGTGT AAGACGTGTGCAGCACAGGATAAACAGAAAAGCTATGCAGATTTGAAAAGAAGTGACATAGAATTTGCTATAGGAGATAAAGTGTTGCTTAAAGTGTCTCCTATGAGAGGtgtgatgaggtttgggaagaaagggaagctgagtcagATGTAcattgggccatatgagatcttagacagaGTTGGAGAGATAGCCTACCGTTTAGCATTACCTCCAGCTTTAGATAGAGTGCATTATGTTTTTCATGTGTCACAAttgaggaagtatgtgagtgatcctactcATGTGCTAGAGCCTAAGCATATTGAGATTGATGAGCAATTGTCCTATGTTGAGGAGCCTAAGGAGATTTTGGATAGAAAAGTGAGGAGGACTCGTAATGGTGAGACATCATTAGTGAATGTTTTGTGGTCTAATCATAAGGtggaggaagctacatgggaagctGAAGCTGCTATGCGAGAAAAGTATCCTAGTCTTTTTCTTTGA